The Flavobacterium piscisymbiosum genome includes a region encoding these proteins:
- a CDS encoding carboxypeptidase-like regulatory domain-containing protein: MFFFFLLVFNLFGQDKGKAVPFKKIIIDIEKQHGVGFNYTEDNIAGLELNPPKQSLSLNQKLEYLAKKTNLSFENIGNKFINIYKKESEQNRICGYILSALDKKTIENANITLANKTQTTTDSKGYFELFKEEKNTILISHVGFVSKRITAGSSESKNCLQIILEPEITELQEIKTTAILASGISKNADGSLEIKPKKFGILPGLIEPDALQTMQQIPGVNSLDESVSSINVRGGTHDQNLFVWNGIRMFQTGHFFGLISVFNPNLAHTISIYKNGSSAFYGESVSSVVAISSNPQTEEKNAFSAGINMINADVYTKYNISKKSYIEISARKSITDFVETPTYKEYFDKIFQNTTITDFSQNQNINYQSDKKFGFYDATLKYAQKIGSKDQLILDLITIKDNLEVFQSATVYDINKSENNILRQQNYGGNLSWKRNWNNFNTTKINVYNSSYELFANQKTTLDEQVVTQENRVNNNGLNLENNHVISPKFIINDGYQYNEIGITNLEQVQNPDFYRRVKDVLRTHSFIAEGKYNDTISRIYFKAGSRVNYIEKFKKFIVEPRMQFSYGINKNLNLELLGELKSQNSQQIIDLQKDYFGIEKRRWIVSNNTTIPIQRSRQISLNLFYQKNDWLLDIENFYKKVKGITTSSQGFQNQLEFVRTTGDYEVWGTEMLIQKKMDHFLTWLSYTYNHNNYHFANYEYPSFPNNYQLMHTVSWAGIYEKNNFKIALGTKWSSGRPKTSPDLSQFNLSDPVLVYNRPNNTNLHIFSQVNISSTYKWEAGNGIQYKLGISILNILNRKNEISEYYRISSLTNSVEEVETFALQRTPNVSFRISL; the protein is encoded by the coding sequence TTGTTTTTTTTCTTCCTCCTTGTCTTTAATCTTTTTGGTCAGGACAAAGGAAAAGCTGTGCCTTTTAAAAAAATAATAATTGACATTGAAAAACAGCATGGGGTTGGTTTTAATTATACCGAAGACAATATTGCCGGCCTGGAATTAAATCCTCCGAAACAATCACTTTCTTTAAATCAGAAATTGGAATATCTTGCTAAAAAAACCAATTTATCCTTTGAAAACATAGGCAATAAATTCATTAATATTTATAAAAAAGAGAGCGAACAAAATAGAATCTGCGGATATATTTTATCTGCTTTGGATAAAAAAACCATCGAAAACGCCAATATTACTTTAGCTAATAAAACTCAAACCACAACAGATTCAAAAGGTTATTTTGAACTTTTTAAAGAGGAAAAAAATACTATTTTAATTAGTCACGTTGGTTTTGTTTCTAAAAGAATTACAGCAGGAAGTTCAGAATCTAAAAATTGTCTTCAGATAATATTAGAACCTGAAATCACAGAACTTCAGGAGATAAAAACAACAGCTATTCTGGCTTCGGGAATTTCAAAAAATGCCGATGGATCACTGGAAATTAAACCCAAAAAATTTGGTATTCTACCTGGGCTTATCGAGCCGGACGCTTTACAAACCATGCAGCAGATTCCAGGTGTAAACAGTCTGGATGAAAGTGTATCAAGCATCAATGTACGCGGAGGAACGCACGACCAGAATTTATTTGTATGGAATGGAATACGAATGTTTCAAACAGGACATTTCTTTGGTTTAATATCGGTTTTTAACCCAAATCTTGCTCATACTATTTCTATTTACAAAAATGGAAGTTCTGCTTTTTACGGAGAAAGTGTTTCGAGCGTTGTTGCTATTTCCTCCAATCCTCAAACAGAGGAAAAAAATGCTTTTAGCGCCGGAATCAATATGATTAATGCCGATGTTTACACGAAGTACAATATTTCGAAAAAGAGTTATATCGAAATTTCGGCGCGCAAATCAATTACTGATTTTGTCGAAACACCTACTTATAAGGAATATTTTGATAAAATATTTCAAAACACAACCATTACTGATTTTTCGCAAAACCAAAACATCAATTACCAAAGCGATAAAAAATTTGGTTTTTATGATGCTACGCTAAAATATGCCCAAAAAATAGGATCTAAAGATCAGTTAATTTTAGATTTGATTACCATAAAAGACAATCTGGAAGTTTTTCAAAGCGCAACCGTATATGACATAAACAAATCTGAAAATAATATTTTACGCCAACAAAATTACGGTGGAAATTTGTCATGGAAAAGAAACTGGAACAACTTTAATACCACTAAAATTAATGTTTATAATTCTTCTTATGAGCTTTTTGCCAACCAAAAAACTACCCTTGACGAACAAGTTGTCACACAAGAAAACAGAGTAAACAATAATGGGTTAAATCTGGAGAATAATCATGTTATTAGCCCAAAATTTATCATTAACGACGGCTATCAGTACAATGAAATTGGGATTACCAATCTGGAGCAGGTACAAAATCCTGATTTTTATCGCAGAGTTAAAGATGTACTGAGAACACACTCCTTTATTGCAGAAGGAAAATACAACGACACGATTTCCAGAATCTATTTTAAAGCCGGAAGCCGAGTTAATTATATTGAAAAATTTAAAAAATTCATTGTAGAACCCCGCATGCAATTTAGTTATGGCATTAATAAAAATCTTAATTTAGAATTGCTGGGCGAACTCAAAAGTCAAAATTCACAACAAATAATTGATTTACAAAAAGATTACTTTGGCATTGAAAAAAGGCGTTGGATTGTTTCTAACAATACGACAATTCCTATTCAAAGAAGCAGGCAGATATCCTTGAATTTATTTTATCAAAAAAATGACTGGCTGCTGGACATCGAAAATTTTTATAAAAAAGTAAAAGGAATTACAACTTCCAGCCAGGGTTTTCAGAACCAGTTGGAGTTTGTTCGTACAACTGGAGATTACGAAGTATGGGGAACAGAAATGCTGATTCAGAAAAAAATGGATCACTTTCTAACCTGGCTAAGTTATACCTATAACCATAATAATTATCATTTTGCTAATTATGAATATCCAAGTTTTCCCAACAATTATCAGTTAATGCATACAGTATCGTGGGCAGGAATTTACGAGAAAAATAATTTTAAAATTGCTTTGGGAACAAAATGGTCTTCGGGCAGACCAAAAACATCACCTGACCTTTCTCAATTTAATCTTTCAGATCCTGTTTTGGTATACAACAGACCCAACAATACGAACCTGCATATTTTTTCGCAGGTAAACATCTCCTCTACTTATAAATGGGAAGCTGGTAACGGAATTCAGTACAAATTAGGAATCTCCATCTTAAATATCCTTAACAGGAAAAACGAAATCAGTGAATATTACAGAATAAGTTCTCTAACTAATTCTGTAGAAGAAGTTGAAACATTCGCCCTGCAAAGAACTCCAAATGTGAGTTTTAGGATTTCATTATAA